The Hyphococcus flavus genome contains a region encoding:
- a CDS encoding amidase codes for MSALALISCAPPQEDAASVHPASTDDAAYFAQGWMAETLPDVAARLKSGELTAEEATAAYIKRIEAVDWAGPELQSVLALNPNALADARALDAKRERGETLGPLHGVPILLKDNIESKDPVATTAGALALKDNITERDSPLVAGLREAGAVILGKTNLSQWANFRSNDSMSGWSALGGQVRNPHMLDRNPCGSSSGSGAAVTASLAAGAVGTETNGSIICPSNANGVVGFKPTVGLISQLYIVPISSSQDTAGPMTKSVTGAAMMLSAMATGEARTDFAAALDAEALNGARVGVLRFAEGSNADIIKLFDAAIADIESAGAEIVEIEDFEPSAENFWVKSRIVLDYEFKATINEYLDDAAPHVLTRSLDELIAFNRENVDVELALFDQSIFEGANEKGGLDDEDYITARDDVQTAAGRDGIDRLLDEYDLDVLVSPSGPVASRIDPINGDVWPNWAGAGYLAAIAGYPHLTVPMGTVHGVPVGVSFMGAKDQDASVLSYGFAYEQRTKHLTEPQYLSSAESRSEIKEAMKRRVR; via the coding sequence GTGTCGGCGCTCGCGCTAATTTCTTGTGCGCCGCCACAGGAGGATGCTGCCTCAGTTCATCCTGCAAGTACTGATGATGCCGCATACTTTGCTCAAGGCTGGATGGCGGAGACGCTTCCTGACGTCGCCGCAAGGCTAAAGTCAGGTGAGCTGACGGCGGAAGAAGCGACAGCAGCTTACATTAAGCGCATTGAAGCAGTTGATTGGGCAGGCCCTGAGTTACAAAGTGTTCTCGCGCTCAATCCGAATGCGTTAGCTGACGCGCGTGCTTTAGACGCCAAACGGGAAAGGGGCGAGACGCTTGGGCCGCTCCATGGCGTGCCAATTCTATTAAAGGATAATATTGAGTCTAAAGACCCTGTGGCGACGACAGCGGGCGCTTTGGCGCTCAAAGATAATATCACCGAACGGGACTCGCCGCTGGTTGCCGGCCTGCGTGAGGCAGGCGCCGTCATTCTCGGTAAAACGAATTTAAGTCAGTGGGCGAATTTTCGATCAAACGACTCCATGAGCGGCTGGTCGGCCTTGGGCGGGCAGGTTAGAAATCCGCACATGCTGGACCGCAACCCTTGCGGCTCAAGTTCTGGGTCAGGGGCGGCTGTCACGGCCTCGCTCGCCGCAGGCGCTGTTGGAACGGAAACGAACGGGTCGATCATCTGCCCGTCCAACGCAAACGGCGTGGTTGGCTTCAAGCCCACCGTTGGGCTCATATCACAGCTATATATTGTGCCGATCTCTTCTTCTCAGGATACAGCCGGCCCGATGACAAAGTCAGTTACTGGCGCCGCCATGATGCTGAGCGCAATGGCTACCGGCGAAGCACGAACCGATTTTGCCGCCGCTCTTGATGCGGAAGCGCTTAATGGCGCGCGTGTTGGCGTATTGCGTTTCGCGGAAGGATCTAACGCCGACATTATCAAGCTTTTTGATGCTGCAATAGCCGACATAGAGTCCGCCGGCGCCGAGATTGTTGAAATCGAAGATTTTGAGCCGTCTGCGGAAAATTTCTGGGTCAAGTCTCGCATTGTTCTGGACTACGAATTCAAGGCGACCATAAACGAATACCTCGACGATGCTGCGCCTCATGTGCTAACGCGTTCGCTAGATGAATTAATTGCCTTCAATCGTGAGAATGTCGACGTTGAACTTGCGTTGTTCGATCAGAGTATTTTCGAGGGCGCCAACGAAAAAGGCGGACTAGACGACGAGGATTATATTACAGCGCGTGATGACGTGCAGACCGCCGCAGGGCGCGACGGAATCGACCGCTTGCTCGATGAGTATGATCTCGACGTACTGGTCTCGCCCTCGGGCCCGGTCGCTTCGCGGATTGATCCAATCAACGGAGATGTCTGGCCGAACTGGGCAGGAGCAGGTTATCTTGCGGCGATAGCCGGTTATCCGCATTTGACTGTGCCCATGGGAACCGTGCATGGCGTGCCCGTCGGCGTTTCATTTATGGGCGCTAAAGATCAGGATGCATCAGTTCTGTCGTATGGGTTTGCGTATGAACAACGCACCAAACACCTAACCGAACCGCAATATCTGTCCAGTGCGGAATCACGGTCCGAAATAAAAGAGGCGATGAAACGACGCGTGCGTTGA
- a CDS encoding NAD-dependent deacylase — protein MMNIVVLTGSGISAESGVATFRDKGGIWSKYDITEVATPHAFAHNPALVHEFYNSRRQALPSVHPNAAHIALAELEAGLKDAGWRFTLVTQNVDDLHERGGSRNILHMHGELLKSKCNGCGDVSECRTDLSVELKCEACGRVGGLRPNVVWFGEVPYFLDETAHALNDADLFVSIGTSGSVYPASGFVNQARTLGVETMELNLECSENARIFNKKIYGPATKVVPQWVSNVLNEL, from the coding sequence ATGATGAATATCGTCGTTTTAACCGGCTCCGGCATTTCTGCTGAATCTGGCGTTGCGACTTTTCGCGACAAGGGTGGGATCTGGTCAAAATATGATATAACGGAAGTCGCGACGCCTCATGCGTTTGCTCATAATCCGGCGCTTGTCCATGAATTTTACAATAGCCGCCGGCAAGCCTTACCCAGCGTTCATCCGAACGCGGCGCATATAGCGCTCGCAGAGCTGGAAGCCGGGCTTAAAGATGCGGGCTGGAGGTTCACCCTAGTCACGCAAAACGTAGACGATTTACATGAGCGAGGCGGTTCGAGAAATATTCTGCACATGCACGGTGAGCTATTGAAGTCTAAGTGCAATGGTTGCGGCGATGTAAGCGAATGTCGCACGGATCTTTCGGTTGAATTAAAGTGCGAAGCATGCGGGCGTGTTGGAGGATTGCGGCCAAATGTAGTCTGGTTCGGAGAAGTCCCTTATTTTCTGGATGAAACGGCGCATGCCTTGAATGACGCAGACTTATTCGTTTCCATCGGTACTTCTGGAAGTGTTTATCCGGCATCAGGATTTGTGAACCAGGCGCGCACCTTGGGCGTTGAGACCATGGAGCTCAATCTTGAGTGTTCAGAAAATGCACGTATTTTTAACAAGAAAATTTACGGCCCCGCTACAAAAGTCGTGCCCCAATGGGTGAGCAATGTTCTAAACGAACTGTGA
- a CDS encoding peptidylprolyl isomerase has protein sequence METPDGQEFTQETQTKPVATAARAMGGSAMMLLRAVGKIIITTWRLAAALDSALWRALKLLGRRALRGLDYAGRLAGAAFRGFVLWLPTRTGRAYSAMSGAFLVVAGLWIIDVLRAAPSMDGMGTATLRPPVDVEDPILARIEGRYVHLSEIEAAARAGGFLKSGEVLTPFTAFERNLVESYVEQRLLARAALDDGLQRNPNVARKVNAARDRVLASAYMDAQLQTEVTPQAVERLYTRQSDVTRLGDEVRARHIVVETGEEAAEIITLLEEGADFGALARERSIDRATAPVGGEVGWFTRSMMTPIFSRAAFNTEPGLRAPAFQTEFGWHILEVLDRRSTESVPFDDVRTSIEDFLRMHTIETALRELEERNQVVYFRPEVEFQTTSEPPDLRDPEFVDGDEDNEEKSSSQQDDQRSDSGQQEATR, from the coding sequence ATGGAAACGCCAGACGGCCAGGAATTTACGCAGGAAACGCAGACCAAACCGGTCGCGACGGCCGCGCGCGCCATGGGCGGCTCGGCCATGATGCTCCTGCGTGCGGTCGGCAAGATTATTATCACGACCTGGCGGCTGGCGGCGGCGCTTGATTCCGCCCTTTGGCGCGCACTGAAGCTCTTGGGACGCCGGGCTCTGCGCGGGCTCGATTATGCAGGCCGGCTGGCTGGCGCGGCTTTTCGTGGGTTTGTTCTCTGGCTGCCAACCCGCACTGGGCGGGCCTACAGCGCCATGTCCGGCGCTTTTTTGGTTGTCGCGGGTCTTTGGATTATCGACGTCTTGAGGGCTGCACCCTCTATGGACGGGATGGGGACGGCGACACTGCGCCCTCCCGTCGATGTGGAAGACCCGATTCTCGCACGGATTGAGGGGCGCTACGTTCACCTGTCGGAGATTGAAGCGGCGGCTCGTGCAGGCGGCTTCTTGAAGTCGGGCGAAGTGTTGACGCCGTTCACGGCCTTTGAGCGCAATCTCGTCGAATCTTATGTTGAACAGAGGCTGTTGGCGCGCGCGGCGCTTGATGACGGGCTTCAGCGTAATCCGAATGTTGCGCGAAAAGTAAACGCTGCAAGGGACCGCGTCCTTGCTTCCGCCTATATGGACGCACAACTTCAAACAGAAGTGACGCCTCAAGCCGTGGAGCGCCTTTATACGCGTCAGTCTGATGTTACCCGTTTGGGTGACGAAGTGCGGGCAAGGCATATTGTTGTGGAAACCGGCGAGGAAGCGGCTGAAATTATCACCTTGCTCGAAGAGGGGGCGGACTTTGGCGCATTGGCGCGCGAACGCTCTATCGATCGGGCGACCGCGCCGGTTGGTGGCGAGGTCGGTTGGTTTACGCGATCCATGATGACGCCAATTTTTTCGCGGGCGGCGTTTAATACGGAACCGGGCCTCAGAGCGCCTGCCTTCCAGACCGAGTTTGGCTGGCACATTTTGGAAGTCTTGGACCGCCGGTCGACGGAGTCGGTGCCTTTTGATGATGTGCGCACTTCTATCGAAGACTTTCTCCGTATGCACACAATCGAAACGGCGCTGAGAGAATTGGAAGAGCGCAACCAGGTTGTTTATTTCAGGCCGGAAGTTGAATTTCAGACGACCAGCGAACCGCCGGATTTGAGAGATCCGGAATTTGTAGACGGGGATGAGGACAATGAAGAAAAGTCATCATCTCAACAAGATGATCAGCGGTCAGACTCCGGTCAGCAGGAAGCAACACGCTGA
- the secA gene encoding preprotein translocase subunit SecA, with the protein MALLGIAKKIFGSSNDRRLKPLFRRVEAINALEEEIAKLSDDGLIAQTEKLKERYKGGESLDDLLEEAFATVREAAKRALGQRHYDVQMVGGMVLHNGNIAEMKTGEGKTLVATLPVYLNALTGRGVHVVTVNDYLAQRDSEWMGRVYSQLGMTAGCIVHGLSDEERRANYACDITYGTNNEFGFDYLRDNMKSSMDQMVQRGHHYAIVDEVDSILIDEARTPLIISGPTDDKSELYITIDGFIPQLTEDDYEIDEKQRSVTLTEEGNERIEELLRESDLLQGENLYDSANISVVHHVNQALKAHKVFQRDKDYIVRNDKVVIIDEFTGRMMEGRRWSDGLHQACEAKEKVSIQPENQTLASITFQNYFRLYEKLAGMTGTAMTEEAEFADIYKLNVSEIPTNRPIAREDMDDELYMTAEEKYKAIAVQIADCYKRGQPVLVGTVSIEKSEILSNLLNDKKFFKKVAETLRERAAALKDKDVDLKKEMEEQASYLASLGDKKTPVPHNVLNARYHEQEAEIVAEAGAPGAVTIATNMAGRGTDIQLGGSVDMQLMRALDENDDEETIKKKRAEIEAKIAEDKKKALDSGGLFVLATERHESRRIDNQLRGRSGRQGDPGATKFFLSLEDDLMRIFGAGMEKMLKRFGIQPDESIEHPWFTKAVETAQKKVEQRNFDMRKNVLKFDDVINDQRKAIFEQRIEFMSSDTVDDIISDMRGQLVDDLVAAHMPAKSYAEQWDVEGLKEDLKNVFGKDIPVDEWAKEEGVADTEISEKLVEETNRLAAARSAEIGPDTMRRIEKAILLNVLDTNWREHLQTLDHLRSVIWMRGHGQRDPVNEFKTESFTLFEGLLDGLRRDVTRMLMNVQVRQPEEAMPQRRDIPMTETHVNPSTGENEAARSNPRSRLSAGIGTIKGRAGASAVDPNNPDTWGRVPRNAPCPCGSGNKFKHCHGSI; encoded by the coding sequence ATGGCGTTACTCGGTATCGCAAAAAAAATCTTCGGATCTTCTAACGATCGCCGCCTAAAGCCTTTATTCCGCCGCGTCGAAGCGATCAACGCCCTTGAAGAAGAGATCGCCAAACTCAGCGATGACGGCCTCATAGCTCAAACCGAAAAGTTAAAAGAACGCTATAAAGGCGGAGAATCATTAGACGATTTGCTTGAAGAGGCTTTCGCAACCGTGCGTGAAGCCGCCAAACGCGCTTTGGGCCAGCGTCATTATGACGTTCAAATGGTCGGCGGCATGGTGCTTCATAATGGCAATATCGCCGAAATGAAGACCGGTGAAGGCAAGACTCTGGTCGCCACCCTGCCCGTTTACCTGAACGCTCTCACAGGCCGCGGCGTGCACGTCGTCACCGTTAACGATTACCTGGCCCAGCGCGACTCCGAGTGGATGGGCCGCGTCTATTCGCAGTTGGGCATGACAGCAGGATGCATCGTTCACGGCCTTTCCGACGAAGAACGCCGCGCCAATTACGCATGCGACATCACCTACGGCACAAACAACGAATTCGGGTTCGACTATCTGCGCGATAATATGAAATCGTCCATGGATCAGATGGTCCAACGCGGTCATCACTACGCCATTGTAGACGAAGTTGATTCGATCCTGATCGATGAAGCCAGAACGCCGCTGATCATTTCCGGGCCGACTGATGACAAGTCAGAGCTCTACATCACCATCGACGGTTTCATCCCTCAACTGACCGAGGACGATTACGAAATCGACGAGAAGCAGCGTTCCGTGACGCTGACCGAAGAAGGCAATGAACGGATCGAGGAACTTTTAAGAGAGTCGGATCTACTGCAAGGTGAAAACCTTTACGACTCCGCGAATATCTCGGTTGTTCACCACGTTAATCAGGCGTTGAAAGCGCACAAAGTTTTTCAGCGCGACAAAGATTATATCGTGCGCAACGACAAGGTTGTCATCATTGACGAGTTCACTGGCCGCATGATGGAAGGCCGTCGCTGGTCTGATGGTCTGCATCAGGCGTGTGAAGCTAAAGAAAAAGTCTCCATTCAGCCTGAGAACCAGACGCTCGCTTCAATCACTTTCCAGAATTACTTCCGCCTCTATGAAAAACTCGCCGGCATGACCGGTACGGCAATGACGGAAGAAGCCGAATTCGCGGATATTTATAAACTTAACGTCTCAGAAATCCCGACCAATAGACCCATCGCCCGTGAAGACATGGACGATGAACTCTACATGACGGCGGAAGAAAAATACAAAGCCATCGCTGTACAGATTGCTGATTGCTACAAGCGCGGCCAGCCCGTTCTTGTCGGCACTGTTTCGATTGAAAAATCTGAAATTCTTTCAAATCTTTTGAACGATAAAAAATTCTTTAAGAAGGTCGCCGAAACACTCCGCGAGCGGGCAGCAGCGTTAAAAGATAAAGACGTTGATCTAAAAAAAGAAATGGAAGAACAGGCGAGCTACCTTGCTTCCCTTGGCGACAAGAAAACGCCGGTTCCGCACAATGTTCTCAACGCGCGCTACCACGAACAGGAAGCCGAAATCGTTGCCGAAGCTGGCGCGCCTGGCGCCGTTACCATCGCCACCAACATGGCTGGTCGGGGCACGGATATTCAGCTCGGCGGCTCCGTCGATATGCAATTGATGCGGGCGCTCGACGAAAATGATGATGAAGAAACCATCAAAAAGAAGCGTGCTGAAATTGAAGCGAAAATCGCTGAAGACAAGAAGAAAGCCCTAGACTCAGGTGGCCTTTTCGTTCTGGCGACGGAACGGCATGAAAGCCGCCGGATCGACAATCAGCTTCGCGGCCGGTCAGGCCGGCAAGGCGACCCCGGCGCGACCAAATTCTTCCTCTCGCTCGAAGATGACCTGATGCGGATTTTCGGCGCCGGGATGGAAAAAATGCTGAAGCGCTTTGGCATCCAGCCGGATGAATCGATTGAACACCCATGGTTCACCAAAGCCGTAGAAACCGCGCAGAAGAAAGTTGAACAACGCAACTTTGACATGCGTAAGAACGTTTTGAAATTTGATGATGTCATAAACGATCAGCGAAAGGCGATCTTCGAACAACGCATCGAGTTTATGTCATCCGACACTGTTGATGACATTATCTCCGACATGCGCGGGCAACTTGTTGATGACCTTGTCGCGGCGCACATGCCGGCGAAATCCTATGCAGAGCAATGGGACGTCGAAGGGCTAAAAGAAGACCTGAAGAATGTGTTCGGCAAAGACATTCCCGTTGACGAATGGGCGAAGGAAGAAGGCGTCGCCGACACCGAAATCTCGGAAAAGCTCGTAGAAGAAACAAACCGCCTCGCTGCGGCGCGCTCGGCCGAAATCGGACCTGACACCATGCGCCGCATTGAGAAAGCAATCCTGTTGAATGTTCTCGACACCAACTGGCGCGAGCACCTTCAAACGCTCGACCATCTGCGCTCCGTGATCTGGATGCGCGGCCACGGGCAACGCGATCCGGTGAACGAGTTCAAGACAGAATCGTTCACACTGTTCGAAGGTCTTCTGGACGGGCTGCGGCGGGACGTGACGCGCATGTTGATGAATGTCCAGGTTCGCCAGCCGGAAGAAGCGATGCCGCAACGGCGCGACATTCCGATGACGGAAACGCACGTAAATCCGTCAACCGGCGAAAACGAGGCGGCAAGATCGAATCCCCGTTCGCGCCTTTCCGCCGGCATCGGCACGATCAAAGGGCGCGCTGGCGCATCGGCGGTTGATCCGAATAACCCGGACACGTGGGGCCGCGTACCGCGCAACGCCCCCTGCCCCTGCGGTTCAGGCAACAAATTCAAACACTGTCACGGTTCAATCTAG
- a CDS encoding low molecular weight protein-tyrosine-phosphatase, translated as MSAKVLLVCLGNICRSPAAEGVLRHKARERGVKLTIDSAGTGAWHVGDPPDARMIKAAAKRGYDISYQRARQVEFSDFYEFDYLLAMDLSNHSNLLEMAPPNRSCDIRLFLDFSDGEVRETPDPYYGSGDGFERVLDLIESGADGFLNHVEDESA; from the coding sequence ATGTCAGCAAAAGTTCTCCTTGTTTGTCTTGGAAACATCTGCCGCTCGCCGGCTGCAGAAGGCGTGCTTCGACATAAGGCGCGCGAACGCGGCGTTAAACTGACAATCGACTCGGCCGGCACCGGGGCATGGCATGTGGGTGATCCGCCAGACGCGCGCATGATCAAGGCGGCGGCGAAACGAGGCTACGATATTTCCTATCAGCGCGCCCGACAGGTGGAGTTTTCAGACTTTTATGAGTTTGACTACTTACTCGCCATGGATCTTTCAAATCATTCCAATCTGTTAGAGATGGCGCCGCCCAATCGAAGCTGCGACATTCGCCTGTTTCTGGACTTTTCTGACGGCGAGGTTCGCGAAACGCCTGACCCCTATTACGGAAGCGGCGACGGCTTTGAGCGCGTGCTTGATTTAATCGAAAGCGGTGCAGACGGTTTTTTAAATCATGTTGAAGATGAAAGCGCGTAG
- a CDS encoding DUF1993 domain-containing protein codes for MTITISSSVLPAVGQMFDTLNIILEKAAERCAATDVEESTYLNWRMAPDMFPLAVQVRFATEIPARGLSRLAGAALPTFADDEISFSELNQRVDRARNIVEEIDREALDANPDKEITVPMGPADVTLKRLAFAHNWILPNLYFHTSASYLILRHLGLNIGKREFLAEMKPFIKT; via the coding sequence ATGACGATAACGATTTCATCATCGGTGCTTCCTGCCGTTGGTCAGATGTTCGATACGCTTAATATCATCCTGGAAAAGGCGGCAGAACGCTGCGCTGCAACAGACGTAGAAGAAAGTACTTATCTAAACTGGCGAATGGCGCCTGATATGTTTCCGCTGGCTGTGCAGGTGCGTTTCGCGACCGAAATACCGGCTCGGGGTCTCTCAAGGCTTGCCGGTGCGGCGCTGCCCACATTTGCGGACGACGAAATATCATTTTCGGAATTAAACCAGCGAGTGGATCGTGCGCGCAACATCGTTGAAGAAATCGATAGGGAAGCGCTGGACGCAAATCCTGATAAAGAGATTACCGTCCCGATGGGCCCTGCGGATGTGACGTTGAAAAGATTGGCTTTCGCCCACAATTGGATTTTGCCGAATCTATATTTCCATACATCGGCCAGCTACCTCATCCTTCGCCATCTGGGTCTCAATATTGGTAAGCGGGAATTCCTTGCAGAAATGAAGCCTTTCATAAAGACTTGA
- a CDS encoding amidohydrolase family protein codes for MKKSFAVLAALTFIPASLSAQEAESGKEKWDVSAPPMPTRNVTIDVDEGTWMSLDVSPDGRTVAFDLLGDIYVMPMSGGEARSIASGMAWDMQPRFSPDGSKIAFTSDRGGGDNIWIMNADGTDKRQVTKETFRLLNNPTWSPDGKYLAARKHYTTQRSLGGGEIWMYHISGGAGVQLVSRPSEAHQKELGEPMFSPDGRYIYYSQNITPGSTFIYAQDSNTDLFNIRRYEMATGKIETAVSGFGGSVRPAPSPDGRYMAFVRRERAKSKLYLKDLRSGDERKIYDDLDQDMQEVWAIHGVYPNMDWTPDSKTLVFWAGGKIRRIDIDSGEADIIPFRVRDTRAVVDPPRPDVDVAIDRVETRMTRFASVSPDGRRVVFESLGKLYIKSLPNGTPRRLTNERDDFEFFPSWSYDGRRIAYVSWSDEELGAVRTVSAGGGSGRAVTSEPGHYRRPRFSPDGRTIVFQKGAGGFLTDDNWSEATGVYRVPASGGDMTRIVDGGSYPHFGAANDRVFLTKAEGTKGSLVSVNLNGNEERTHASGELVLEYQVAPSGDHLAFFENYNAYVMPMTPGPQMVGSGRSASALPVIKASGDGAAYMNWSRENLNWSLGPALFSASVDDMLPHAPKSEDADEAEDSYSSPENGVDLSLTFTADKPSGSVALVGARIITMTDNDGGVIENGIIVVEDNRIAAIGSAASMTIPAGMRQVDVSGKTIIPGLIDAHAHGPQGVDDIIPQQNWHTRAHLALGVTTIHDPANKASHIFAASEYQRAGEILAPRMYSSGEIVYGAKGPSRYAVIDNAEDAANHVRRLKQQGAHSIKNYNQPRREQRQQVVAAALEEDIAVVAEGASLLHMDLAMIADGNTSIEHNIPQAMLYEDVLSFYGATKVAYTPTLTVTFGGLGGDPYWRQATDVWLHPILSKHAPPRLLQATSVRREKAPEEDYADQVSAATSKLLADRGVMVSIGAHGQEEGLASHWDMWSFVRGGMSPLEALRAATIVPATHLGFSGGLGSLEAGKLADLVVLDANPLEDIQNTDDISHVMLNGRLYDAMTLNEEVTGDREASPYWWE; via the coding sequence ATGAAAAAATCGTTCGCTGTACTTGCGGCTCTTACTTTTATTCCGGCTTCCCTTAGTGCGCAGGAAGCGGAGAGCGGCAAGGAAAAGTGGGATGTGTCCGCACCGCCCATGCCGACACGTAATGTTACGATCGATGTTGACGAGGGCACTTGGATGAGCCTCGATGTCAGCCCCGATGGACGGACCGTCGCCTTCGACCTTCTTGGCGATATTTATGTCATGCCAATGTCCGGCGGTGAAGCCCGGTCCATCGCCAGCGGCATGGCGTGGGATATGCAGCCCCGATTTTCACCAGACGGGTCGAAAATAGCATTTACGTCAGACCGAGGCGGTGGCGACAATATCTGGATCATGAATGCTGACGGTACAGACAAGCGACAAGTCACAAAAGAAACCTTTCGCTTACTGAATAATCCAACCTGGTCTCCTGACGGTAAATATCTTGCAGCGCGCAAGCATTATACCACGCAGCGTTCGCTCGGTGGCGGCGAGATATGGATGTACCATATTTCCGGCGGCGCGGGCGTTCAACTTGTGTCTCGTCCGAGCGAAGCCCACCAAAAAGAACTTGGAGAGCCGATGTTCTCGCCTGACGGGCGCTATATTTACTACTCGCAAAACATAACGCCAGGCTCAACCTTCATTTACGCGCAAGATTCAAACACGGATCTGTTCAATATTCGCCGTTATGAAATGGCGACTGGAAAGATCGAAACGGCTGTTTCCGGTTTTGGCGGTTCAGTTCGGCCTGCACCGTCCCCAGACGGCCGATACATGGCGTTCGTGCGGAGAGAGCGGGCAAAATCGAAGCTCTATCTGAAAGACCTTCGCTCCGGTGATGAGCGTAAGATCTATGATGACCTTGATCAGGATATGCAGGAGGTATGGGCGATCCATGGAGTCTATCCGAATATGGACTGGACGCCAGATTCAAAGACGCTCGTGTTCTGGGCTGGCGGAAAAATTCGCCGTATAGACATCGATTCCGGTGAGGCTGACATAATTCCGTTCCGTGTACGTGACACCCGTGCCGTTGTTGATCCGCCAAGGCCGGATGTTGACGTCGCCATAGACCGAGTTGAAACGCGCATGACGAGATTTGCCAGCGTATCGCCCGACGGCCGACGCGTCGTCTTTGAGTCTCTCGGAAAGCTCTACATAAAGTCATTGCCTAACGGTACGCCGCGCCGACTAACGAACGAGCGTGATGATTTCGAGTTTTTTCCATCATGGTCGTATGACGGAAGGCGAATTGCCTATGTCTCTTGGTCTGATGAAGAACTTGGCGCAGTACGTACCGTAAGCGCAGGTGGCGGTTCTGGCAGAGCCGTAACCAGTGAGCCCGGTCATTATCGCCGCCCTAGATTTTCTCCAGACGGCAGGACGATCGTGTTTCAGAAAGGCGCGGGCGGTTTCTTAACTGACGACAACTGGTCTGAAGCGACAGGAGTTTACCGCGTACCTGCCAGTGGCGGTGACATGACCCGTATAGTCGATGGCGGGTCGTACCCCCATTTCGGCGCCGCCAATGACCGTGTCTTTCTAACGAAAGCGGAAGGAACCAAAGGTTCTTTAGTCAGCGTCAATCTTAACGGTAATGAGGAGCGTACGCATGCCTCGGGGGAGTTGGTGCTTGAATATCAGGTTGCTCCTTCAGGTGATCATTTGGCCTTTTTTGAAAATTACAACGCTTATGTGATGCCGATGACACCAGGGCCTCAGATGGTCGGTTCTGGCAGGAGTGCTTCAGCGCTGCCGGTAATAAAGGCGAGCGGCGACGGCGCTGCATATATGAACTGGTCCCGTGAAAATCTGAATTGGAGTCTTGGACCAGCGCTTTTCTCGGCAAGCGTCGATGATATGCTGCCGCACGCGCCTAAGTCTGAAGATGCGGATGAAGCTGAAGACAGTTATTCGTCGCCAGAGAACGGGGTTGATCTTTCGCTGACGTTCACCGCGGACAAGCCGTCCGGTTCTGTTGCTCTTGTCGGGGCCCGGATCATTACCATGACGGATAACGATGGCGGCGTGATCGAAAACGGCATTATTGTTGTTGAGGATAACCGGATCGCAGCGATCGGTTCCGCCGCATCGATGACGATCCCAGCCGGCATGCGTCAGGTTGACGTTTCTGGGAAGACAATCATTCCTGGGTTGATCGACGCACACGCGCACGGACCGCAGGGAGTGGATGATATCATCCCTCAGCAAAACTGGCATACACGGGCGCATCTCGCGCTGGGTGTGACGACAATCCATGATCCCGCGAACAAGGCCAGCCATATTTTTGCTGCGTCTGAGTATCAGCGTGCTGGAGAAATCCTTGCTCCACGCATGTACTCAAGCGGCGAGATTGTTTATGGCGCAAAAGGCCCGAGCCGATACGCTGTTATCGATAATGCAGAAGACGCGGCCAATCATGTGCGCCGATTGAAACAGCAGGGCGCGCATTCGATCAAAAACTATAATCAGCCACGACGCGAACAGCGTCAGCAGGTTGTGGCCGCGGCGCTTGAAGAAGACATCGCTGTCGTTGCTGAAGGCGCGTCTTTGCTGCACATGGATCTTGCGATGATCGCGGATGGCAATACGTCGATTGAGCACAACATTCCGCAAGCGATGCTCTATGAAGATGTGCTCAGCTTCTACGGTGCAACAAAAGTCGCGTACACGCCAACGCTCACAGTGACATTCGGCGGCCTCGGCGGCGATCCTTACTGGCGTCAAGCGACTGACGTGTGGCTCCATCCAATCCTGTCGAAACATGCGCCGCCGCGCTTGCTTCAAGCGACGTCTGTTCGTCGCGAGAAGGCGCCGGAAGAAGACTATGCCGATCAGGTGAGCGCTGCGACGTCAAAACTGCTCGCGGATCGGGGAGTTATGGTTTCTATCGGAGCTCATGGTCAGGAGGAAGGGTTGGCGTCTCATTGGGACATGTGGTCGTTTGTGCGCGGAGGGATGAGTCCTCTGGAAGCTTTGCGGGCGGCGACGATTGTACCGGCCACGCATCTCGGGTTTTCAGGGGGTTTGGGGTCTCTCGAAGCCGGCAAACTCGCTGATCTCGTCGTTTTGGATGCGAATCCGCTGGAGGATATTCAAAACACAGATGATATAAGTCATGTTATGCTGAATGGTCGCCTTTATGACGCCATGACGCTGAACGAAGAAGTGACCGGCGACCGCGAAGCGTCCCCATACTGGTGGGAGTAG